From a region of the Actinopolymorpha singaporensis genome:
- a CDS encoding GuaB3 family IMP dehydrogenase-related protein — protein sequence MTEIEIGRGKRGRRAYSFDDIAIVPSRRTRDPEEVSTAWQIDAYRFEMPVIAAPMDSVASPSTVIELGRRGGLGVLNLEGLWTRYDDPEPLLAEIAELGPDAATARMQQIYDEPIKPDLITARLAEIRAAGVTVAGALSPPRTKQLWKTVVDAGVDIFVIRGTTVSAEHVSSQIEPLNLKQFIYELDVPVVVGGCATYQAALHLMRTGAAGVLVGFGGGAAHTTRSVLGVAVPMASAVADVAAARRDYLDESGGRYVHVIADGSVGRSGDLAKAVACGADAVMLGSPLARAQEAPGHGFHWGLEAHHGELPRGARVEVGTIGTLEEILFGPSRRSDGTMNLVGALRRAMATTGYTDLKEFQRIEVVVQ from the coding sequence GCGTACTCCTTCGACGACATCGCGATCGTGCCCAGCCGGCGCACCCGCGACCCCGAGGAGGTGTCGACGGCCTGGCAGATCGACGCCTACCGCTTCGAGATGCCGGTGATCGCCGCGCCGATGGACTCGGTGGCCTCGCCGAGCACGGTGATCGAACTCGGCCGCCGCGGCGGGCTCGGCGTCCTCAACCTCGAGGGGCTGTGGACCCGCTACGACGACCCCGAGCCGCTGCTGGCCGAGATCGCCGAACTCGGTCCTGACGCAGCCACGGCGCGGATGCAGCAGATCTACGACGAGCCGATCAAGCCCGACCTGATCACCGCCCGGCTGGCAGAGATCCGTGCCGCCGGTGTGACCGTGGCCGGCGCGCTGTCACCTCCGCGCACCAAGCAGCTGTGGAAGACGGTGGTCGACGCCGGGGTGGACATCTTCGTGATCCGCGGTACGACCGTCTCCGCCGAGCACGTCTCCTCCCAGATCGAGCCGCTCAACCTCAAGCAGTTCATCTACGAGCTGGATGTGCCCGTCGTGGTCGGCGGGTGCGCGACCTACCAGGCGGCGCTGCACCTGATGCGGACCGGCGCGGCCGGCGTCCTGGTCGGGTTCGGCGGCGGTGCCGCGCACACCACCCGCAGCGTCCTCGGCGTCGCGGTGCCCATGGCTTCCGCGGTGGCCGACGTCGCCGCCGCCCGCCGCGACTACCTCGACGAGTCCGGTGGCCGCTACGTCCACGTGATCGCCGACGGTTCGGTCGGCCGGTCCGGTGACCTCGCCAAGGCGGTCGCCTGCGGGGCCGACGCGGTGATGCTCGGCTCGCCGCTGGCCCGCGCCCAGGAGGCGCCAGGGCACGGGTTCCACTGGGGACTGGAGGCGCATCACGGCGAGCTGCCGCGTGGAGCCCGGGTGGAGGTGGGCACGATCGGCACGCTGGAGGAGATCCTCTTCGGACCGTCCCGGCGTTCCGACGGCACGATGAACCTCGTCGGCGCGCTGCGCCGGGCGATGGCGACCACGGGTTACACCGACCTCAAGGAGTTCCAGCGCATCGAGGTCGTCGTCCAGTAA
- a CDS encoding efflux RND transporter permease subunit, with protein MSRLARLSLAYRSLVALVSIAILGFGLVATGALKQELIPSLEIPGAYISTVYPGASPEIVEREVTKPIESAVAGVDGLDKTTSTSSDGFSLVQADFTYGTDIGRAVQNIQQSINRLSGQLPDDVQPTVQAGSFNDLPVVLLAVSSDQSQQDLARALDDRVVPELDKLTDVRQVMVTGERDRQVSVTVDDKKLADRGVSLQGVIGALQANGVNVPGGQFDSGDRSLSVSVGSPFTSVADLRNLPVLPGAGTAGAGTGSGTGGSAGAGGAGQSSAGQAGGGSTSGSASGSPSGSASGSGTGSRTGSAGSPGGAGQAAPAAPTPVRLSDVATVEETLAPTSSITRTNGRPTLGIAVTKTAEGNTVAVSHAVQDRLDELRTSIGGDAKLTVVFDQAPFIEESIHGLTTEGAIGLLFAVLVILVFLLSLRSTLVTAVSIPFSLLVAMLGLYAGGYSLNILTLGALTVAIGRVVDDSIVVLENIKRHLGYGEDKLRAILDAVREVAGAVTASTVTTVGVFAPIAFVGGQVGELFRPFAVTVSIALAASLLVSLTIIPVLAYWFLRRPSVDPADEARVRAEAVAKERRNPLQRAYIPVISWTTRHKVITLLVGVLVFAGTIGAAPLLKTNFLDDSGQNTVTVNQAMPVSSSLAATDTAAKKVEKVIAGLDGVKSYQTTVGTAEFGSFSTGGRTNQATFSLTTKDDIDQTVFRDRLRKDLDRLTGVGTLTVEGAQSGPPGSSNLEVEVSAPTTEALRTAAEQVEKAVRGVDGASDVTNNLSSERPTVQVEVDRAKAAAAGLSEAQIGQAVRQAFEGQQAGTVTLDSEQSDVMVYAGSTPRDLASMRRLPLPTPLGTTVRLDSVAKVSEVAKAAQLTRTDGRRTATISATPNTSNVGKVSSDLDAALSKLKLTGGATYKLGGVSSEQSDAFGQLGVAMLAAIAIVFLVMVATFRSIVQPLILLVSVPFAATGALALLLATDTALGVPALIGMLMLVGIVVTNAIVLIDLINQYRDRGMSVREAVIEGGRRRLRPILMTALATICALVPMSLGLTGGGVFISQPLAIVVIGGLVSSTLLTLVLVPTLYTLVEEFKERRRRRRGSDTREGDVARQDGTPRRNGAHAGQARAGEYADAGGHVRSTHAAAHHHAAHSHVAGPDEHVGEHGEDTDAHLNGVPAPSRTGNGSSAPAATVGGAAGAVAGSAVTTVNANRPPSADGVGPGEPVRVQVEVVVRTVPSEPDTRPPAADD; from the coding sequence ATGTCCAGACTGGCCAGACTGAGTCTCGCCTACCGGAGCCTCGTCGCCCTGGTCTCGATCGCCATCCTCGGCTTCGGCCTGGTCGCCACCGGCGCCCTGAAGCAGGAGCTGATCCCCAGCCTCGAGATCCCCGGCGCCTACATCAGCACGGTCTACCCGGGCGCCTCGCCCGAGATCGTCGAACGCGAGGTCACCAAGCCGATCGAGTCCGCCGTCGCCGGCGTCGACGGCCTGGACAAGACCACCTCCACCTCCAGCGACGGCTTCTCGCTCGTACAGGCCGACTTCACCTACGGCACCGACATCGGCCGCGCCGTCCAGAACATCCAGCAGTCGATCAACCGGCTCTCCGGGCAGCTCCCCGACGACGTCCAGCCGACCGTGCAGGCCGGCAGCTTCAACGACCTGCCCGTCGTCCTGCTCGCGGTCAGCTCCGACCAGAGCCAGCAGGACCTCGCCCGCGCCCTCGACGACCGGGTGGTCCCGGAGCTGGACAAACTCACCGACGTACGCCAGGTGATGGTGACCGGTGAGCGCGACCGGCAGGTCTCGGTGACCGTGGACGACAAGAAGCTGGCCGATCGCGGCGTCAGTCTGCAGGGCGTGATCGGCGCGCTGCAGGCCAACGGCGTCAACGTGCCGGGCGGGCAGTTCGACTCGGGTGACCGCTCGCTGTCGGTGTCCGTGGGGTCGCCGTTCACCTCGGTCGCCGACCTCCGCAACCTGCCCGTCCTGCCGGGAGCCGGCACGGCCGGTGCCGGGACCGGGAGCGGGACCGGAGGATCGGCGGGCGCGGGTGGCGCCGGCCAGTCCTCCGCGGGGCAGGCGGGCGGCGGGTCCACCTCCGGGTCCGCGTCCGGGTCCCCGTCCGGGTCCGCGTCCGGGTCCGGCACTGGGTCCCGCACTGGATCCGCGGGCTCGCCCGGCGGGGCAGGCCAGGCGGCTCCGGCCGCTCCGACGCCCGTACGGCTGTCCGACGTCGCCACCGTCGAGGAGACCCTGGCGCCGACGAGTTCGATCACCCGCACCAACGGCCGGCCGACGCTCGGCATCGCGGTCACCAAGACCGCCGAGGGCAACACCGTCGCCGTCTCCCACGCGGTCCAGGACCGGCTGGACGAGCTGCGCACCTCCATCGGCGGCGACGCCAAGCTGACGGTGGTGTTCGACCAGGCACCGTTCATCGAGGAGTCCATCCACGGGCTCACCACCGAGGGCGCGATCGGCCTGCTGTTCGCCGTTCTGGTGATCCTCGTCTTCCTGTTGTCGCTGCGGTCGACGCTGGTCACCGCGGTGTCCATCCCGTTCTCGCTGCTGGTCGCGATGCTCGGGCTGTACGCCGGCGGCTACTCCCTCAACATCCTCACGCTGGGCGCACTCACCGTCGCCATCGGACGCGTGGTCGACGACTCGATCGTCGTGCTGGAGAACATCAAGCGGCACCTGGGCTACGGCGAGGACAAGCTCCGGGCGATCCTGGACGCCGTACGCGAGGTGGCCGGCGCGGTCACCGCGTCCACGGTCACCACGGTCGGCGTCTTCGCCCCGATCGCGTTCGTGGGCGGCCAGGTCGGCGAGCTGTTCCGGCCGTTCGCCGTCACGGTGAGCATCGCGCTCGCCGCGTCGCTGCTGGTCTCGCTGACGATCATTCCGGTCCTCGCGTACTGGTTCCTGCGCCGCCCCAGCGTCGACCCCGCCGACGAGGCGCGGGTGCGGGCCGAGGCGGTCGCCAAGGAACGCCGCAACCCGCTGCAGCGGGCGTACATCCCGGTGATCAGCTGGACCACGCGGCACAAGGTGATCACCCTGCTGGTCGGCGTACTCGTGTTCGCCGGGACGATCGGCGCCGCACCGCTGCTGAAGACCAACTTCCTCGACGACAGCGGGCAGAACACCGTCACCGTCAACCAGGCAATGCCGGTCTCCTCCTCCCTGGCCGCCACCGACACCGCGGCCAAGAAGGTGGAGAAGGTCATCGCCGGCCTGGACGGGGTGAAGTCGTACCAGACGACCGTGGGCACGGCGGAGTTCGGCAGCTTCTCCACCGGCGGCCGCACCAACCAGGCGACGTTCTCCCTCACCACGAAGGACGACATCGACCAGACGGTTTTCCGCGACCGGCTGCGCAAGGACCTCGACCGGCTCACCGGCGTGGGGACGCTCACCGTCGAGGGCGCCCAGTCCGGGCCGCCCGGGTCCAGCAACCTCGAGGTCGAGGTCTCCGCGCCGACGACCGAGGCGCTGCGGACCGCCGCGGAGCAGGTGGAGAAGGCCGTTCGCGGTGTCGACGGCGCCTCCGACGTGACCAACAACCTCAGCTCGGAAAGGCCGACCGTCCAGGTCGAGGTCGACCGGGCGAAGGCGGCCGCGGCCGGGCTGTCGGAGGCCCAGATCGGTCAGGCCGTACGCCAGGCGTTCGAGGGGCAGCAGGCGGGCACCGTCACCCTCGACTCCGAGCAGAGCGACGTGATGGTCTACGCCGGCAGCACGCCCAGGGACCTCGCCTCCATGCGCCGGCTGCCGCTGCCCACACCGCTCGGGACCACCGTGCGGCTGGACTCGGTGGCCAAGGTGTCCGAGGTCGCCAAGGCCGCGCAGCTCACCCGGACCGACGGGCGGCGTACCGCCACCATCTCCGCCACACCGAACACCTCCAACGTCGGCAAGGTCTCCAGCGACCTCGACGCCGCCCTGAGCAAGCTGAAGTTGACAGGCGGCGCGACGTACAAGCTGGGCGGCGTGAGCTCTGAGCAGAGCGACGCCTTCGGACAGCTCGGGGTGGCGATGCTCGCCGCGATCGCGATCGTCTTCCTGGTCATGGTGGCGACGTTCCGCAGCATCGTGCAGCCGCTCATCCTCCTGGTGTCCGTGCCGTTCGCGGCGACCGGAGCGCTCGCGCTGCTGCTGGCGACCGACACCGCGCTCGGCGTACCCGCCCTGATCGGCATGCTGATGCTGGTCGGCATCGTGGTCACCAACGCGATCGTGCTGATCGACCTGATCAACCAGTACCGCGATCGCGGCATGAGCGTGCGCGAGGCGGTGATCGAGGGCGGCCGGCGGCGGCTGCGGCCGATCCTGATGACGGCGCTGGCGACCATCTGCGCACTGGTGCCGATGTCACTCGGCCTCACCGGCGGCGGGGTGTTCATCTCCCAGCCGCTGGCGATCGTGGTGATCGGCGGCCTGGTCAGCTCCACCCTGCTGACGCTGGTTCTGGTGCCGACGCTCTACACGCTGGTGGAGGAGTTCAAGGAACGCCGCCGCCGGCGCCGGGGAAGCGACACCCGCGAGGGCGACGTGGCGCGACAGGACGGTACGCCGCGGCGCAACGGCGCGCACGCCGGGCAAGCACGCGCCGGCGAGTACGCCGACGCGGGTGGGCACGTCCGCAGCACACACGCCGCGGCACACCACCACGCCGCGCACAGCCACGTGGCCGGGCCGGATGAGCACGTGGGTGAGCACGGCGAGGACACGGACGCGCACCTCAACGGGGTTCCGGCGCCCAGCCGGACCGGGAACGGTTCGTCGGCTCCGGCCGCCACGGTGGGTGGTGCGGCCGGCGCGGTGGCGGGCAGCGCGGTGACGACGGTGAACGCCAACCGTCCCCCGTCGGCAGACGGCGTCGGCCCCGGCGAGCCGGTCCGGGTCCAGGTCGAGGTCGTGGTGCGTACGGTCCCCTCCGAGCCGGACACCCGTCCCCCCGCCGCCGACGACTGA
- a CDS encoding MarR family winged helix-turn-helix transcriptional regulator — translation MEYRAGLIARIEAAEDDFRQSLLRLCGPDLLSVDLTMTQLRALFVLGASGALSAHELADALGVGPTTLTGIVDRLQVRGLVHRIPDGHDRRVRRVDLTEAGRTLLGDVDEVRRAYQRRMFDRLDDDVLSGLATAVEALARVCAEEVAAEGGAAGGDPDHPLAHSARDPRARRLG, via the coding sequence GTGGAGTACAGAGCCGGGCTGATTGCCCGGATCGAGGCGGCTGAGGACGATTTCCGTCAGTCCCTGCTGCGGCTGTGCGGTCCGGATCTGCTCTCAGTGGACCTCACGATGACCCAGCTGCGGGCACTTTTCGTTCTCGGCGCGTCCGGGGCACTGTCGGCGCACGAGCTGGCCGACGCGCTCGGCGTCGGCCCCACCACGCTGACCGGGATCGTCGACCGGTTGCAGGTACGCGGCCTGGTCCACCGCATTCCGGACGGCCACGACCGCCGGGTCCGGCGGGTGGATCTCACCGAAGCCGGGCGGACCCTGCTGGGGGACGTGGACGAGGTGCGCCGGGCGTACCAACGCAGGATGTTCGACCGCCTGGACGATGACGTTCTGTCCGGGCTGGCCACCGCCGTGGAGGCGCTGGCGAGGGTCTGCGCCGAGGAGGTCGCGGCCGAGGGCGGCGCGGCCGGCGGTGACCCCGATCACCCGCTCGCCCACTCCGCCCGTGATCCGCGAGCACGACGCCTAGGCTGA
- a CDS encoding succinic semialdehyde dehydrogenase, translated as MTERELTSARVAELTGRVFATTGETLDAVSPLTGKPLGQVPVSSTGDVAEAFSRARAAQAEWARVPVAERAELLLRVHDLVLDRQRDILDLVQWESGKARKHAFEELADVANTARYYARVAQQHLLPTRRAGMFPFLTRATELRHPKGVVGVIAPWNYPFTLAISDALPALVAGNAVVTKPASLTALCALAGAELLADAGLPPDLWQVVVGPGSSIGNALIDHSDFVCFTGSTKTGRSVAARCGERLIGATMELGGKNAMLVLDDADLDVAAEGAVRGCFSNAGQLCISIERLYVAAPVYDGFVERLVARVEAMRIGPALDFGPDMGSLVSAEQLRTVTAHVEDAKAKGARVLTGGVARPDLGPYFFAPTVLAEVTPDMTCFAEETFGPVVSVHRVADEGEAVALANDTAFGLNAAVYGRDVRRACSVGERLHVGTVNVNEAYAAAWGSMDAPMGGVGDSGMGRRHGADGLLKYTEAQTIAVQRVPMTPPAGASHDTFARGLTLALRALRKAGHK; from the coding sequence ATGACTGAGCGGGAACTCACCTCCGCCCGGGTGGCCGAGCTGACCGGCCGGGTGTTCGCGACGACGGGGGAGACCCTGGACGCCGTCTCGCCGCTGACAGGAAAGCCCCTGGGTCAGGTCCCGGTGTCGAGCACCGGCGACGTGGCCGAGGCGTTCTCCCGGGCCCGGGCGGCCCAGGCGGAGTGGGCCCGGGTGCCGGTGGCCGAGCGCGCCGAACTGCTGCTGCGGGTGCACGACCTGGTGCTCGACCGTCAGCGCGACATCCTGGACCTCGTTCAGTGGGAGTCCGGTAAGGCGCGCAAGCACGCGTTCGAGGAGCTGGCGGACGTCGCGAACACCGCGCGCTACTACGCCCGGGTCGCCCAGCAGCACCTGCTGCCGACCAGGCGGGCAGGCATGTTCCCGTTCCTCACCCGGGCCACCGAGCTGCGGCACCCCAAGGGTGTGGTCGGCGTCATCGCGCCCTGGAACTACCCGTTCACGCTGGCGATCTCCGACGCGCTGCCCGCGCTGGTCGCGGGCAACGCGGTGGTCACCAAGCCGGCCAGCCTCACCGCGCTGTGCGCCCTGGCCGGCGCCGAACTCCTCGCCGACGCCGGCCTGCCGCCCGACCTGTGGCAGGTGGTGGTGGGTCCGGGTTCCTCGATCGGGAACGCCCTGATCGACCACTCCGACTTCGTCTGCTTCACCGGCTCCACGAAGACCGGCCGCTCGGTGGCCGCCCGGTGTGGTGAGCGACTGATCGGCGCCACCATGGAGCTTGGCGGCAAGAACGCCATGCTGGTCCTCGACGACGCCGACCTGGACGTCGCCGCCGAGGGTGCGGTCCGGGGATGCTTCTCCAACGCCGGCCAGCTGTGCATCTCGATCGAACGCCTCTACGTCGCGGCACCCGTGTACGACGGGTTCGTCGAACGCCTCGTGGCCCGGGTGGAGGCGATGCGGATCGGCCCGGCGCTGGACTTCGGCCCCGACATGGGCTCGCTCGTCTCCGCCGAGCAGCTCCGCACGGTCACCGCGCACGTCGAGGACGCCAAGGCCAAGGGCGCGCGCGTGCTCACCGGCGGGGTCGCCCGGCCCGACCTCGGGCCGTACTTCTTCGCGCCCACCGTCCTGGCCGAGGTGACCCCGGACATGACCTGCTTCGCCGAGGAGACGTTCGGCCCCGTCGTGTCGGTCCACCGCGTCGCCGACGAGGGCGAGGCGGTGGCCCTTGCCAACGACACGGCGTTCGGGCTGAACGCCGCGGTCTACGGCCGGGACGTACGCCGGGCCTGCTCGGTCGGCGAACGCCTGCACGTCGGCACGGTCAACGTCAACGAGGCGTACGCCGCGGCGTGGGGGAGCATGGACGCGCCGATGGGTGGTGTCGGGGACTCCGGCATGGGGCGCCGGCACGGTGCCGACGGGTTGCTGAAGTACACCGAGGCGCAGACCATCGCGGTGCAGCGGGTGCCGATGACCCCACCGGCCGGCGCGTCCCACGACACGTTCGCCCGCGGGCTCACCCTCGCGCTGCGCGCGCTGCGGAAGGCGGGCCACAAGTGA
- a CDS encoding FAD-dependent oxidoreductase, giving the protein MPHYDVVVIGSGFGGSVAALRLTEKGYRVGVLEAGARFADASTADHGIEATRPEATRSEDSRAGDGVRTLPRTSWQLRDFLFAPRLGCLGIQRITLLRDVLVLSGAGVGGGSLVYANTLYEPLAEFYDDPQWRGLTDWRAELAPHYDQAKRMLGVTVNPTMTPSDVVMRKIAEEMGVGDTFRQTPVGVFFGTPGTPPGTEVDDPYFGGAGPRRRSCIECGECMTGCRHNAKNTLTTNYLYLAEEAGAQVHPLTTVTAVRPLAGGGYAVDTEPTRGGGQRRRGLRRARTRRTFHADQVVFAAGALGTQRLLHRMKAEGRLPNLSDRLGVLTRTNSESILGAIARGRETDYSRGVAISSSFHPDPQTHIEPVRYGRGSNAMGLLQTVLTDGGDGGRRWVTWLRQAARHPGDLARLADLRNWSERTVIALVMQSLDNSLTVRLRRGAFGWRLTSRQGHGEPNPTWIPVANQVVRRLAELVGGTPGGTVGEVFDRPITAHIIGGCVIGADADHGVVDGYQRVYGHPGLHVLDGAAVSANLGVNPSLTITAQAERAVSYWPNRGETDPRPELGGEYQRIDPVAPRHPVVPASAPGALRLTSPRASRG; this is encoded by the coding sequence ATGCCGCACTACGACGTCGTGGTGATCGGTTCCGGCTTCGGTGGCAGCGTCGCAGCCCTCCGGCTCACCGAGAAGGGCTACCGGGTAGGTGTGCTGGAGGCCGGGGCGAGGTTCGCCGACGCCAGCACGGCCGACCACGGCATCGAGGCCACCCGTCCCGAAGCCACCCGCAGCGAGGACTCCCGCGCCGGCGACGGCGTGCGGACGCTGCCGCGAACGTCCTGGCAACTCCGCGACTTCCTCTTCGCGCCCCGGCTGGGATGCCTCGGCATCCAGCGAATCACCTTGCTGCGTGACGTTCTGGTGCTGTCCGGGGCAGGCGTCGGCGGCGGCTCCCTGGTCTACGCCAACACGTTGTACGAACCCCTGGCGGAGTTCTACGACGACCCGCAGTGGCGCGGGCTGACCGACTGGCGGGCCGAGCTCGCGCCGCACTACGACCAGGCCAAGCGGATGCTCGGCGTCACCGTCAACCCGACCATGACACCCTCCGACGTGGTGATGCGCAAGATCGCCGAGGAGATGGGCGTCGGCGACACCTTCCGGCAGACGCCGGTCGGGGTGTTCTTCGGCACGCCGGGTACGCCGCCGGGCACCGAGGTCGACGATCCCTACTTCGGCGGTGCGGGGCCACGCCGGCGTTCCTGCATCGAGTGCGGTGAGTGCATGACCGGCTGCCGGCACAACGCCAAGAACACCCTGACCACCAACTACCTGTACCTCGCCGAGGAAGCCGGCGCGCAGGTGCATCCGCTCACCACCGTGACCGCGGTACGCCCGTTGGCCGGCGGCGGGTACGCCGTGGACACCGAGCCGACGCGCGGCGGAGGGCAGCGCCGGCGCGGTCTGCGTCGCGCCCGGACGCGGCGGACGTTCCACGCCGACCAGGTGGTGTTCGCCGCCGGCGCGCTCGGCACCCAGCGGCTCCTGCACCGGATGAAGGCCGAGGGCCGGCTGCCCAACCTCTCCGACCGGCTGGGCGTGCTGACCCGGACCAACTCCGAGTCGATCCTCGGCGCGATCGCCAGGGGGCGCGAGACCGACTACTCGCGCGGCGTCGCGATCTCCTCGTCGTTCCACCCGGACCCGCAGACGCACATCGAACCGGTGCGGTACGGCCGGGGCAGCAATGCGATGGGTTTGCTGCAGACGGTGCTCACCGACGGTGGGGACGGCGGTCGCCGGTGGGTGACCTGGCTGCGCCAGGCCGCCCGCCATCCGGGCGACCTGGCCCGGCTTGCAGACCTCCGGAACTGGTCGGAGCGCACCGTGATCGCGCTGGTCATGCAGTCACTGGACAACTCCCTGACCGTACGGCTGCGGCGCGGTGCCTTCGGCTGGCGGCTCACCTCCCGGCAGGGACACGGCGAGCCCAACCCGACCTGGATTCCGGTGGCCAACCAGGTCGTTCGCCGCCTGGCCGAACTCGTGGGGGGCACGCCGGGCGGCACGGTCGGCGAGGTGTTCGACAGGCCGATCACCGCGCACATCATCGGCGGGTGCGTGATCGGTGCGGACGCCGACCACGGTGTCGTGGACGGGTACCAACGGGTGTACGGACATCCCGGACTGCACGTGCTCGACGGAGCCGCGGTGTCGGCCAACCTCGGTGTCAACCCGTCCTTGACAATCACCGCACAGGCGGAGCGGGCGGTGTCGTACTGGCCCAACCGGGGCGAGACCGACCCGCGACCGGAACTCGGTGGGGAGTACCAGCGGATCGATCCGGTGGCGCCACGGCACCCGGTCGTTCCGGCGAGCGCGCCGGGTGCCCTGCGCCTCACCTCGCCGCGGGCAAGCCGAGGTTGA
- a CDS encoding FtsX-like permease family protein produces MTSVNLSLRLLRVGGRRGLLAVGLTAGAVAVCTALLLAAVAANVAFAGRADRDAWRHPDHAAPPSKAVALEGTSLDYVRGQVVTVVDLAALHGTDGADGRPGALPAPPGMARFPAPGEVWMSPALARLSASMPPGQFADRFPERTPTGLLGDDALVHGDELVAVVGRQADDPAMHGDRSDLADATSPTPIASFDDGRPNHAAGFYRVLTGLATVLLGVPLLVFGGAAARLTVARRDQRLAALRLVGATPGQVVTMTVAESMVTALAGAVAGALLYVAMIPGLTRISISGGTWAAGDLWVGVPLVLAVVAAVVVLVGVSAVAGLRRVVVSPLGVARRQTPPGLRAVRVLAFVAAVVGFLFASKLMRGSFATVFTVIVVMLAVGFWTLNLVGPWVVGLVGRIAAAGARRPARLLAGRRLMDDPRSAWRTVNGIALTGFVAGFTVLLNPGPGGLGHSTDDQLRAKVPARHATAVVADARERLAGIPGAHVRLTEPAGSTTGAPAYRSVVVTVPGGQERTDEARTSLAGLVPGRPFASPADADRGTEQMLTDIQTGARTVLIASFLLGTVSAGITGVSSILDRRQTFALLRLAGTPLRVLDAARRRETLIPLVVMGGGALVTGLVMAAPFALANPVRPEGLVTLALTVLGGLAAVVGASELSRPFLRAVTADPAPRPD; encoded by the coding sequence GTGACCAGTGTCAACCTCAGCTTGCGCCTGCTGCGGGTCGGCGGCCGGCGCGGGCTGCTCGCCGTCGGCCTGACGGCCGGCGCCGTCGCGGTGTGCACGGCGTTGCTGCTCGCCGCCGTCGCCGCGAACGTCGCGTTCGCCGGCCGGGCCGACCGGGACGCCTGGCGTCATCCCGACCACGCCGCCCCGCCGTCGAAAGCCGTGGCGCTGGAGGGCACCAGCCTGGACTACGTACGCGGGCAGGTGGTGACCGTGGTCGACCTGGCCGCCCTGCACGGCACCGACGGGGCGGACGGCCGTCCCGGCGCGCTGCCCGCGCCCCCGGGCATGGCCCGCTTCCCGGCACCGGGCGAGGTCTGGATGTCGCCGGCGCTCGCCCGGCTCTCGGCCTCGATGCCGCCCGGCCAGTTCGCCGACCGGTTCCCGGAACGTACGCCGACCGGCCTGCTCGGCGACGACGCGCTGGTCCACGGCGACGAACTCGTCGCGGTGGTCGGCCGGCAGGCGGACGATCCGGCCATGCACGGAGACCGCAGCGATCTGGCGGACGCCACCAGCCCGACTCCGATCGCGTCCTTCGACGACGGGCGGCCCAACCATGCCGCCGGCTTCTACCGCGTCCTCACCGGGCTGGCGACAGTGCTGCTCGGTGTACCCCTGCTGGTCTTCGGCGGCGCTGCCGCCCGCCTCACCGTGGCCCGCCGGGACCAGCGGCTCGCGGCCCTTCGGCTGGTGGGCGCCACTCCCGGCCAGGTGGTGACGATGACGGTCGCCGAGTCGATGGTGACGGCGCTCGCCGGCGCGGTCGCCGGTGCGCTGCTGTATGTCGCGATGATCCCGGGGCTGACCAGGATCTCGATCTCCGGCGGGACGTGGGCCGCTGGTGACCTGTGGGTCGGCGTGCCGCTGGTCCTCGCCGTCGTGGCGGCGGTGGTCGTGCTCGTCGGGGTGAGCGCGGTGGCCGGCCTGCGCCGGGTCGTGGTCAGTCCGCTGGGGGTCGCCCGGCGGCAGACGCCACCGGGGCTGCGCGCCGTCCGCGTCCTCGCGTTCGTGGCGGCGGTGGTGGGCTTCCTCTTTGCCAGCAAGCTGATGCGAGGCTCGTTCGCCACCGTCTTCACGGTGATCGTGGTGATGCTCGCCGTCGGATTCTGGACGCTCAACCTGGTCGGGCCCTGGGTGGTCGGGCTGGTCGGCCGGATCGCGGCCGCCGGTGCTCGCCGGCCGGCCCGGCTGCTCGCGGGCCGCCGGCTCATGGACGACCCGCGCTCGGCCTGGCGGACGGTGAACGGGATCGCGCTGACCGGGTTCGTGGCCGGGTTCACCGTGCTGCTGAACCCCGGGCCGGGCGGGCTCGGCCACTCCACCGACGACCAGCTGCGGGCCAAGGTTCCGGCCCGGCACGCGACGGCCGTGGTCGCGGACGCCCGGGAGCGGCTGGCCGGGATTCCGGGTGCTCACGTGCGGCTCACCGAGCCGGCCGGCTCCACGACCGGCGCACCCGCGTACCGCTCGGTGGTCGTCACCGTGCCCGGCGGTCAGGAGCGAACGGACGAGGCACGCACGTCGCTCGCCGGGCTGGTACCCGGCCGGCCGTTCGCCAGCCCCGCGGACGCCGACCGGGGCACCGAGCAAATGCTGACCGACATCCAGACCGGTGCGCGAACCGTCCTGATCGCGTCGTTCCTGCTGGGTACGGTCAGCGCCGGCATCACCGGCGTGTCCTCGATCCTCGACCGCCGGCAGACGTTCGCACTGTTGCGGTTGGCGGGTACGCCGCTTCGGGTGCTGGATGCGGCCCGACGTCGCGAGACGCTCATCCCGCTGGTGGTGATGGGTGGCGGCGCGCTGGTGACCGGCCTGGTGATGGCCGCGCCGTTCGCGCTGGCCAACCCGGTGCGACCGGAGGGGCTGGTGACGCTCGCACTGACCGTGCTCGGTGGCCTCGCCGCCGTGGTCGGTGCCAGCGAGCTGAGCCGGCCGTTCCTCCGGGCCGTCACGGCCGACCCCGCACCACGACCGGACTGA